One Papaver somniferum cultivar HN1 chromosome 10, ASM357369v1, whole genome shotgun sequence genomic window carries:
- the LOC113317448 gene encoding uncharacterized protein LOC113317448 isoform X1, with amino-acid sequence MDDRKDDDSSPVSSIDNFGNMIGIVCDDGIVVSCLKQFHVVGDDDNPDTLVEVYPKKDSEYDRLFVIDGNPKLVLCGVGGHRILCPLVNRVAEEVRGAKEKFISRPTIKSLSDKVSKFANSFLIGGAIFHLFIAGVDKDFLGNSKLDLRYINQSGDISIPNRFVAGSPPATNLFGMLISPGL; translated from the exons ATGGATGATCGTAAGGATGATGACAGTTCTCCTGTAAGTTCTATAGATAATTTTGGCAACATGATCGGGATTGTATGTGATGACGGGATTGTAGTTTCGTGTCTCAAGCAATTTCATGTGGTGGGTGATGATGATAATCCCGATACCCTTGTAGAAGTATACCCTAAAAAAG ATTCAGAGTATGACAGATTGTTTGTCATCGATGGAAATCCAAAACTAGTGTTGTGTGGAGTTGGTGGCCATCGTATATTATGTCCATTAGTGAATAGGGTTGCAGAGGAAGTGCGAGGGGCTAAGGAAAAGTTCATTTCTAGACCAACCATTAAAAGCCTTTCAGATAAAGTGTCGAAATTTGCAAATTCATTTCTTATTGGTGGTGCAATTTTTCATCTCTTCATAGCGGGAGTTGACAAAGATTTTCTTGGCAATTCTAAATTAGATTTGAGGTATATCAACCAATCTGGTGATATTAGCATACCGAACAGGTTTGTAGCAGGATCGCCTCCTGCTACAAACCTGTTCGGTATGCTAATATCACCAGGTTTGTAG
- the LOC113317448 gene encoding uncharacterized protein LOC113317448 isoform X2, translating to MDDRKDDDSSPVSSIDNFGNMIGIVCDDGIVVSCLKQFHVVGDDDNPDTLVEVYPKKDSEYDRLFVIDGNPKLVLCGVGGHRILCPLVNRVAEEVRGAKEKFISRPTIKSLSDKVSKFANSFLIGGAIFHLFIAGVDKDFLGNSKLDLRYINQSGDISIPNRFVAGSPPPPFGV from the exons ATGGATGATCGTAAGGATGATGACAGTTCTCCTGTAAGTTCTATAGATAATTTTGGCAACATGATCGGGATTGTATGTGATGACGGGATTGTAGTTTCGTGTCTCAAGCAATTTCATGTGGTGGGTGATGATGATAATCCCGATACCCTTGTAGAAGTATACCCTAAAAAAG ATTCAGAGTATGACAGATTGTTTGTCATCGATGGAAATCCAAAACTAGTGTTGTGTGGAGTTGGTGGCCATCGTATATTATGTCCATTAGTGAATAGGGTTGCAGAGGAAGTGCGAGGGGCTAAGGAAAAGTTCATTTCTAGACCAACCATTAAAAGCCTTTCAGATAAAGTGTCGAAATTTGCAAATTCATTTCTTATTGGTGGTGCAATTTTTCATCTCTTCATAGCGGGAGTTGACAAAGATTTTCTTGGCAATTCTAAATTAGATTTGAGGTATATCAAC CAATCTGGTGATATTAGCATACCGAACAGGTTTGTAGCAGGATCGCCTCCTCCTCCATTTGGTGTCTGA